One Symphalangus syndactylus isolate Jambi chromosome 10, NHGRI_mSymSyn1-v2.1_pri, whole genome shotgun sequence genomic region harbors:
- the LOC129491770 gene encoding proline-rich protein 23C → MGSRPRSPSACLAPWWGQQPGGPGPAKRSRLEEPTGPESRAAPSPEDPAGTPAVDALTSVVVLAAGCTLRVHLEDVDLVLELAPMSVLRVSLGGHALIVIPEVLLSSVDERSGAQGDWSAGLEVDVFLGAHGEDVVVEQEVCASVPEIAAQEVAYEKDADSEFPELWMDSAAGSAAGLYPSARSMFSPYREGPIRGPCALAPKPSSERRSPRPIFDLEFHLLEPVPSSPLQPLPPSPNPGPHARLELPERPPCKARRRLFQE, encoded by the coding sequence ATGGGCAGCCGGCCCCGCAGCCCCAGCGCCTGCCTTGCGCCCTGGTGGGGACAGCAGCCAGGAGGACCAGGCCCTGCCAAGCGCAGCCGATTGGAGGAGCCCACGGGCCCCGAATCCCGCGCGGCGCCCAGCCCGGAAGACCCGGCGGGGACCCCGGCCGTGGACGCGCTCACCTCCGTGGTGGTCCTGGCCGCAGGCTGTACCCTGCGTGTGCACCTGGAGGACGTCGACTTGGTGCTGGAGCTCGCGCCAATGTCGGTCCTGCGAGTGTCTCTCGGTGGACACGCCCTCATCGTGATCCCGGAGGTCCTCCTGAGCTCTGTCGACGAACGCTCAGGAGCGCAGGGCGACTGGTCTGCCGGCCTGGAAGTGGACGTTTTCCTGGGCGCTCACGGGGAAGACGTCGTCGTGGAGCAGGAAGTCTGCGCATCTGTCCCAGAGATCGCTGCCCAGGAAGTGGCCTACGAGAAGGACGCGGACTCTGAATTCCCGGAGCTCTGGATGGACTCCGCAGCCGGCTCAGCCGCTGGGCTCTACCCCTCCGCTAGAAGTATGTTCAGCCCCTACCGGGAGGGCCCCATCCGAGGGCCCTGTGCTCTGGCCCCCAAACCCAGTTCAGAGAGACGCTCTCCACGCCCCATCTTCGACCTGGAATTCCACCTTCTGGAGCCTGTCCCCAGCTCACCTctccaacctctacctccctctcCGAATCCAGGTCCCCACGCGCGCCTGGAGCTCCCAGAGCGCCCTCCGTGCAAGGCCCGGAGACGCCTGTTCCAGGAATGA